The Pseudomonadota bacterium genomic interval CAAAATGCTCAAATCAGAGGGCATGACGCTTGAGGACTTGAACGCCGCAAAGGCGCCCCGTGCAGGAAGCAAACGCAAAGTGGCAGCGAAGCCCAGGGCCAAGGTCGCACCCAAGTACCGCAACCCAAAGAACGCTGCAGAGCAATGGACCGGCCGCGGCCGGCAACCTCTTTGGGTGGCAGCGTTTATCAAGGACGGTGGCAAGCTCGATCAGCTTCTTATCAAGAAGTAATTGCGCTCAGTGACCTTTCGGTCACGCCGAAAAAGAGCACCCGACACGGTGCTCTTTTTTTATGTGCGCCGACGCGCACGCAGCTCGCATGAACTGACCCCCTCTAGAGCTGCACAGGATATAGTGCAGCGAGGAGGCAGAAGACATGGCGGATTCAGAGTCCGATATCAAACGCTGGACAGCCGAGCGCAAGACGCAGGTTGTGCTGGATATCCTCAAAGGGAAAACCACGGTTGCGGAGGTGTCTCGACAGCATGACCTGACGCCCTCAGAGGTCGAGGGCTGGGTTGACGAAGGTGTCAGCGGCATGGAGAACGGCTTTCGCTCTCGACCACGGGACATCCGCGAACAGTACGAGCGCAAACTCGAAGAAGCGCACGCAGCGCTCGGTGAGAAAGAGCTGGAGCTCAAAGCGGTAAAAAAGCTGCAGCGCCTGCTCGGCTAGGACGAGAACTCGTGATGGCTGTGCAGGCGGAACTCAGCGAGGAAGGACACACGGTGTCGATCCGGAAGTTGTGTGCCTGGCTCGGCGTGTCGCGTCGCTCGTTCTACTATCGCTCCAGAGCCAGGAAGCATCCACTCAATGCGGATCGCGTTGATGCGGTCAAAGCGGTTACAGAGCGGTTCCCGACATACGGCTACCGTCGCATCGCAGTAATCTCAAACCTCAATCGCAAAGTCGTACAGCGCATCTGTCAGCGCAAAGGCTGGCAGGTACGCAAGCGAGCCAAGGGGCATCGGCCACGCGTCAGGGCCTTGCCGTCTGTCGCTCAGCATGTCAATCAACGCTGGGCGACCGATCTCGCGATGATCTGGTGTGGGCGGGACAGATGGTGCCATGTCGCGGTTGTGATCGACTGTGCGAGCCGAGAGTTATTGGGTTGGAGGTTGTCGAAACACGGCAACGCCAAGACGGCTGAATCCGCTCTTGAGGAAGCGCTGATCAACTGCTTCGGTCACCTGGGCCGAGTGACAGCGCCACACTGCAGCTCAGGAGCGACAACGGCTTGGTGTTTTGCTCAACACGCTACACGGCAACGGTGAAAGCCTATGGGCTCAGGCAGGAGTTCATCGCGCCTTACAGCCCGGAGCAGAACGGTGTGGTTGAGCGGTTTATCCGCAGCATGAAAGAAGAGTGCGTCTGGCAGAACCGGTTCGAGTCGATCGCACACGGCAGAACAACCCTGTCGTCCTGCATACGACACTACAACACCGAGCGTCCTCATTAGGCACTTGGCTATCGGACACCTGTGCAACTAGCGGCATAGGTGTGCAACAAATAGGGAGTCACTACACGCAGCGCAATGCCTGCACGACCCGTTCGACCGATTTAGTCTGACACGATTCGGTATACTTCCAGTCTTTGGCGTCAGGGTCACTCGACTCGCGCGACGCACGGGGTGAGTCATGCACGTACTGGTTGTCGGCGGTGGCGGGCGCGAACACGCGATCGCCTGGAAACTCACCCACAGTCCGCGGGTGACGACCGTCAGCGTGGCGCCCGGCAACGCCGGCACGGCCCGCAGCGCCGGTATCCGAAACGTCGCCATCTCGGCCGACGACATCGACAGCCTGATTGACTACGCCATATCGCACGACGTCGCCCTCACCGTTGTCGGCCCCGAGGCACCGTTGGTGTCAGGCATTGTAGATCGATTTCAGGACGCCGGTCTCCGCATCTTCGGGCCACGCGCTGGCGCGGCTCGACTCGAAGGCAGCAAATCCTTCAGCAAGGCCTTCTTGGCTCGGCACGCGATTCCCACAGCACGCTTCGAGACCTTCACGCACCTGTCAGACGCATTGCACTACATCGACAGCCGAGGTGCGCCGATCGTGATCAAGGCCGACGGGCTCGCGGCCGGCAAGGGCGTGGTGGTCGCGCACACGCTGGCAGAGGCTTGCGCGGCCGCCACGGACATGCTCGAGGGCAATCGCTTCGGCGACGCTGGCGCACGCATCGTGGTTGAGGACTTCCTGGTTGGCGAAGAGGCCTCGTTCATCTGCGTGGT includes:
- a CDS encoding H-NS histone family protein, with the translated sequence MRKPVFSKLSTAVLESYRKDIEKELANRSNIDRKRDRVMAKVLKMLKSEGMTLEDLNAAKAPRAGSKRKVAAKPRAKVAPKYRNPKNAAEQWTGRGRQPLWVAAFIKDGGKLDQLLIKK
- a CDS encoding transposase — translated: MADSESDIKRWTAERKTQVVLDILKGKTTVAEVSRQHDLTPSEVEGWVDEGVSGMENGFRSRPRDIREQYERKLEEAHAALGEKELELKAVKKLQRLLG
- a CDS encoding transposase family protein; this encodes MIWCGRDRWCHVAVVIDCASRELLGWRLSKHGNAKTAESALEEALINCFGHLGRVTAPHCSSGATTAWCFAQHATRQR
- a CDS encoding transposase; the protein is MKAYGLRQEFIAPYSPEQNGVVERFIRSMKEECVWQNRFESIAHGRTTLSSCIRHYNTERPH